Proteins encoded by one window of Nocardia goodfellowii:
- a CDS encoding ABC transporter substrate-binding protein codes for MIRTRHRLAAFAGVLAAAGTVVACGGDTGSTGADAGPPRPGGTLRYGLSQAPTCSDPAQAGSNQTHYVTRQIVDSLTDQDPETGELKPWLARSWEADADAKVFTFHLADGVTFSDGSPLTAESVRDTFDSIPKIGAAKAPLGNGYLTNYVGTTVLDRLTARVEFSKPNAQFLQATSTTQLGIQAGATTAKPAEQRCDGSNIGSGPFVYGGYRQDVSATLVKRPGYAWGSAVFGHRGEAYLDRIEFTVVPESGVRTGSLTSGQLDAISDALPQDLPLLEAANARLLTTANPGVPFGFQPNLTRGPLRDPAVRQALLPAIDRQQLVDTVLGPQFKPATSVLASTTPGYQDLSPKLAYDPGKARTLLDQAGWVPGGDGIRVKDGVRLSFGVVFSQVFAGNKAIIELVQQQLRQVGVDLRLDLVSLPETTARQNAKDYDTYYYNTTRADGDILRNAFTVEGRNLNVRERIPAVDDVLESQLSTADVAARLALIRTAQERVLEAGLWIPTVELSQAIGAGDTVHDLKFEASARLQFFDAWLSGR; via the coding sequence GTGATTCGCACCCGTCATCGCCTCGCCGCGTTCGCCGGCGTCCTCGCCGCGGCCGGCACCGTGGTCGCCTGCGGTGGCGACACGGGCAGCACCGGCGCCGACGCCGGGCCGCCGCGGCCGGGCGGAACCTTGCGCTACGGCCTGTCGCAGGCCCCGACCTGCTCCGATCCGGCCCAGGCGGGCAGCAATCAGACGCACTATGTCACCCGGCAGATCGTCGATTCGCTGACCGATCAGGATCCGGAAACCGGCGAGCTGAAGCCGTGGCTGGCGCGGAGCTGGGAGGCCGACGCGGACGCGAAGGTCTTCACCTTCCACCTCGCCGACGGTGTCACCTTCAGCGACGGCAGCCCGCTCACCGCCGAATCGGTGCGCGACACCTTCGATTCCATTCCGAAAATCGGCGCCGCCAAAGCACCGCTGGGCAACGGCTATCTGACCAACTATGTCGGCACCACCGTGCTGGACCGCCTGACCGCCCGGGTGGAATTCAGCAAGCCCAACGCGCAGTTCCTGCAGGCGACGTCGACGACCCAGCTCGGCATTCAAGCGGGGGCGACGACGGCCAAGCCTGCCGAGCAGCGGTGCGACGGCAGCAATATCGGCAGTGGACCTTTCGTCTACGGCGGCTACCGCCAGGATGTCTCGGCCACTCTGGTCAAGCGGCCCGGTTATGCCTGGGGTTCCGCGGTGTTCGGGCATCGCGGCGAGGCCTACCTGGATCGCATCGAGTTCACCGTGGTCCCCGAGTCCGGGGTTCGCACCGGCAGCCTGACCTCCGGACAGCTCGACGCGATCAGTGACGCGCTGCCGCAGGATCTACCGCTGCTGGAAGCCGCGAACGCGCGTCTGCTGACCACGGCGAATCCGGGCGTACCCTTCGGTTTCCAGCCGAACCTGACTCGCGGGCCGCTGCGCGACCCCGCGGTACGCCAGGCGCTGCTGCCCGCCATCGATCGGCAGCAACTGGTGGACACGGTGCTCGGCCCGCAGTTCAAACCCGCGACCAGCGTGCTGGCCAGCACCACACCCGGTTACCAGGATCTTTCCCCGAAGCTGGCCTACGACCCGGGCAAAGCCCGGACCCTGCTGGATCAGGCGGGCTGGGTGCCCGGCGGCGACGGCATCCGGGTGAAAGACGGTGTGCGACTGAGCTTCGGCGTGGTGTTCAGCCAGGTCTTCGCGGGCAACAAGGCGATCATCGAGTTGGTGCAGCAGCAGTTGCGTCAGGTCGGTGTGGACCTGCGCCTGGATCTGGTGTCACTGCCCGAGACCACCGCGCGGCAGAACGCCAAGGACTACGACACCTACTACTACAACACCACCCGCGCCGACGGTGACATCCTGCGGAACGCGTTCACCGTCGAGGGGCGCAACCTCAATGTGCGCGAACGGATTCCGGCGGTCGACGACGTGCTCGAAAGCCAGCTGAGCACTGCCGACGTGGCGGCCCGGCTG
- the mraZ gene encoding division/cell wall cluster transcriptional repressor MraZ, with product MFLGTYTPRLDDKGRLTLPAKFRDDLAGGLMVTKGQDHSLAVYPKDEFTALARRAAAASRSNPQARAFVRALAAGTDEQRLDAQGRIVLSAEHRRYANLDKDCVVIGSVDFLEIWDKQAWESYLAENEEDYAQARDESLGGIF from the coding sequence TTGTTTCTCGGTACCTACACACCTCGGCTGGACGACAAGGGGCGACTCACGTTGCCTGCGAAGTTTCGAGACGATCTGGCGGGAGGGTTGATGGTCACGAAAGGCCAGGACCACAGCCTTGCCGTGTATCCCAAAGATGAGTTCACCGCGCTCGCTCGCCGGGCCGCGGCGGCGTCTCGAAGCAATCCGCAGGCTCGCGCGTTCGTCCGGGCACTCGCCGCCGGAACGGATGAACAACGTCTGGATGCGCAGGGCCGGATCGTGTTGTCAGCCGAACACCGTCGCTACGCGAACCTCGACAAGGATTGCGTGGTCATCGGCTCGGTCGACTTCCTCGAAATATGGGATAAGCAGGCGTGGGAGTCCTACCTCGCCGAGAACGAGGAGGATTACGCGCAAGCGAGAGACGAGTCGCTGGGCGGGATCTTCTAG
- a CDS encoding SAV_6107 family HEPN domain-containing protein produces MSSRMEQPGQPGRAGKLLKRADGLLMEAAGEHDPRERFRTAYLAALRGAGAVLAFTGADAAPRARSRNAWVLLQRAAPEFVMWADYFSARSELRAALEAGLDRDVDDHQADEFYSRVGAFLHDVEDMLTAASRLRPAPGLNGGLTA; encoded by the coding sequence ATGTCGTCTCGTATGGAGCAGCCGGGGCAGCCCGGCAGGGCGGGCAAGCTGCTGAAAAGGGCGGACGGATTGCTCATGGAAGCGGCGGGGGAGCACGATCCGCGCGAACGTTTCCGTACCGCCTATCTGGCCGCCCTGCGCGGTGCGGGTGCGGTGCTCGCGTTTACCGGGGCTGACGCCGCCCCCCGCGCCCGTTCTCGCAACGCGTGGGTGCTGTTGCAGCGCGCCGCGCCCGAGTTCGTGATGTGGGCGGACTATTTCAGCGCGCGCTCGGAATTGCGGGCCGCCCTGGAGGCCGGCTTGGACCGGGATGTCGATGATCACCAGGCCGACGAGTTCTATTCGCGGGTAGGAGCATTCCTGCACGACGTAGAAGACATGCTGACCGCGGCCTCGCGTTTGCGGCCCGCACCAGGCCTGAACGGCGGCTTGACCGCATAA
- a CDS encoding carotenoid biosynthesis protein, with amino-acid sequence MVFALLLVAVQISYPLTSGAGRDRVTVAVVLLSAATALAHAAVTRGWRYAAGLLVILSGIGLLAEVVGIATGFPFGCYEYAVDRIGPAVAGVPLIVPVAWTGGLYPVWVVAGLLARTPAARVGLTAAGGVGWDLFLDPQMVADGQWRWCDAESGLPGLEQIPLTNYAGWVAAGLLMASLLLVWERVADRRRDPRPASVAVPVAVFLWTWLGSALAHAVFLGLPASAGYGAVGMGLLGIPLLGLLARSGLSRG; translated from the coding sequence ATGGTGTTCGCGCTGCTGCTCGTGGCGGTGCAGATCAGCTATCCGCTGACCAGCGGCGCCGGCCGGGATCGGGTGACGGTCGCCGTTGTCCTGTTGTCGGCCGCTACGGCGCTGGCACACGCGGCCGTGACGCGCGGGTGGCGTTATGCCGCAGGGCTTCTGGTGATCCTGTCCGGAATCGGCCTGCTCGCGGAGGTCGTCGGCATCGCGACCGGGTTTCCGTTCGGGTGCTACGAGTACGCGGTCGATCGGATCGGGCCGGCGGTGGCCGGGGTGCCGCTGATCGTGCCGGTGGCGTGGACGGGCGGGCTCTACCCGGTGTGGGTGGTGGCCGGGCTGCTGGCGCGGACGCCGGCGGCCAGGGTCGGGCTAACGGCGGCCGGCGGGGTCGGGTGGGACCTGTTCTTGGACCCGCAGATGGTGGCCGACGGCCAATGGCGCTGGTGTGACGCCGAGTCCGGGTTGCCGGGGCTGGAGCAGATTCCACTGACCAACTACGCCGGCTGGGTGGCTGCCGGGTTGCTGATGGCTAGTCTGCTGCTGGTGTGGGAGCGCGTTGCCGATCGGCGGCGCGATCCACGACCCGCGTCGGTCGCGGTGCCGGTCGCGGTGTTTTTGTGGACGTGGCTCGGGTCGGCGCTGGCGCACGCGGTGTTTCTCGGGTTGCCCGCCTCCGCGGGGTACGGAGCGGTCGGTATGGGCCTGCTCGGAATCCCGTTGCTGGGGTTGCTCGCCCGCTCTGGCTTGTCGCGTGGCTAA
- a CDS encoding LLM class flavin-dependent oxidoreductase → MKFLLFTLVTRVPDPRTGVLPETHDRFRSVVGQARLAEQLGYDGFAVGERHEDPFLSAAPPVLLSHIAAVTSRITLFTAVTTLSLLDPVRAFEDYSTLDNLAGGRLELIIGKGNGAAQARLYGVTTADQWDRNREGYELFRALWASDRVTWSGRFRPDLVEAQALPRPYQPSIRIWHGSATSRDSVELAARHGDPLFSANVTNPIEPYAALVRHYRERWAHYGHDPADALVGAGTAGFHVAPTSQEALEVYGPIFRARLALARKLGQPIVFETLEDFAVRSSALIGSPEQVIDKVGRQHEQFGHEVIHLSAEPDGRTEAQHRASLELFQAAVAPELRRRIPSRPLASGRTVDSPQLSGVAP, encoded by the coding sequence ATGAAGTTTCTGTTGTTCACCCTGGTGACCAGGGTGCCCGATCCGCGCACCGGCGTACTGCCCGAGACGCACGACCGGTTCCGCTCGGTGGTCGGCCAGGCGCGGCTGGCGGAGCAGCTCGGTTACGACGGGTTCGCCGTCGGCGAGCGGCACGAGGATCCATTCCTGTCCGCCGCGCCGCCGGTGCTGCTCAGTCACATCGCCGCCGTCACCTCGCGGATCACACTGTTCACAGCGGTGACGACGCTGAGTCTGCTGGATCCGGTCCGGGCCTTCGAGGACTACTCGACGCTGGACAATCTGGCGGGCGGACGGCTGGAACTGATCATCGGCAAGGGCAACGGCGCCGCGCAGGCGCGACTGTACGGGGTCACCACAGCGGATCAGTGGGACCGCAACCGCGAGGGTTACGAGCTCTTCCGGGCGCTGTGGGCCAGCGACCGGGTGACCTGGTCGGGCCGATTCCGGCCGGACCTGGTCGAGGCCCAGGCGCTGCCACGGCCCTACCAGCCCTCGATCCGGATCTGGCACGGCAGCGCGACCAGCCGCGATTCGGTGGAACTGGCCGCCCGCCACGGCGATCCGCTGTTCTCGGCGAATGTCACCAATCCGATCGAGCCGTATGCCGCGCTGGTCCGGCACTACCGGGAGCGCTGGGCGCACTACGGGCACGACCCCGCCGACGCACTGGTCGGTGCGGGTACCGCCGGGTTCCATGTGGCACCCACCTCGCAGGAGGCGCTCGAGGTGTACGGCCCGATCTTCCGGGCGCGACTGGCGTTGGCGCGCAAGCTCGGCCAGCCGATCGTGTTCGAGACGCTGGAGGACTTCGCGGTGCGCAGTTCGGCGCTGATCGGCAGCCCCGAGCAGGTGATCGACAAGGTCGGCCGCCAGCACGAGCAATTCGGACACGAGGTGATCCACCTGTCCGCCGAACCCGACGGGCGCACCGAAGCGCAGCACCGCGCGAGCCTCGAACTCTTCCAAGCCGCTGTCGCACCCGAGCTGCGCCGGCGTATTCCCAGTCGGCCCTTGGCTTCCGGCCGGACCGTCGATTCCCCGCAATTATCTGGAGTAGCACCGTGA
- a CDS encoding DUF3040 domain-containing protein, whose translation MPLSEHEQRMLEQIESALYAEDPKFASSVRGGRLRSTSSRRRLQAAALFVLGLVLLVAGIALPKLGGFPIISLIGFIVMFGAGVLLLLGSSKGGAAAAEASSSGSGGSGPSGSGRGKKPGGFSERMEDRFRRRFEQE comes from the coding sequence GTGCCACTCTCCGAGCACGAGCAGCGCATGCTCGAACAGATCGAGAGCGCGCTCTATGCTGAGGATCCGAAGTTCGCCTCGTCCGTCCGCGGCGGACGCCTTCGTTCGACCTCGAGTCGCCGCAGACTCCAGGCCGCGGCTTTGTTCGTCCTCGGCCTGGTTCTGCTTGTCGCCGGCATCGCTTTGCCGAAGCTCGGCGGCTTCCCGATCATCAGCTTGATCGGTTTCATCGTCATGTTCGGAGCCGGCGTTCTGCTGTTGCTCGGCAGTTCGAAGGGCGGGGCGGCCGCGGCCGAAGCGTCCTCGAGCGGTTCGGGTGGCAGCGGGCCGAGCGGGTCCGGCCGAGGCAAGAAGCCCGGTGGGTTCTCCGAACGTATGGAGGACCGTTTCCGGAGGCGCTTCGAACAAGAGTAG
- a CDS encoding glycosyltransferase: MAHGEGRALTRPAERVVRAGTAIAVFGCVVALYNRVTVRRLPESATVVEPVTVCVPARDEAHRLPALIADLRAQTGVPDLRVLILDDASCDGTADAAARAIAGDDRFLVIRSDAEPAPGWTGKAAACERLAELTDTAVLVFLDADVRLAPGAIAAAVSELRRRDVALVSPWPAQQTGSVAEVLVQPLLCWSWAAALPITLGNRSRAPSMAVACGQFLVFDTAAYRTIGGHAAVAGSPTEDLDIARALRRSGRHTALVAAGRQARTRMYRGAAELDAGYTRWLWSAYGGSPLAAAGVGLLVAVGYWIPPLAAIGGRGKLRRAGLLGYAAAVIGRLLARSTETAAPLGRMDFLAALAHPLSVGGYAVLSVRSHLAHRAGTSTWKRRSVGS; encoded by the coding sequence GTGGCGCACGGTGAAGGAAGGGCACTGACCCGTCCCGCCGAGCGGGTCGTGCGCGCGGGCACGGCCATCGCGGTCTTCGGATGTGTTGTCGCGCTGTACAACCGAGTGACGGTGCGGCGGTTACCGGAGTCCGCCACGGTGGTCGAGCCGGTGACGGTGTGCGTCCCGGCCCGGGACGAGGCCCACCGGCTGCCCGCGTTGATCGCCGATCTGCGGGCTCAGACCGGAGTACCGGATCTGCGGGTGCTGATCCTGGACGACGCGTCCTGCGATGGGACCGCCGACGCGGCCGCACGGGCGATCGCGGGCGACGACCGTTTCCTGGTGATCCGTTCCGATGCCGAACCCGCCCCCGGCTGGACCGGTAAGGCGGCGGCCTGCGAGCGGCTCGCCGAACTGACCGACACCGCCGTGCTGGTGTTCCTCGACGCCGATGTGCGGCTGGCTCCGGGCGCGATCGCCGCGGCGGTATCCGAATTGCGCAGACGCGACGTGGCATTGGTGTCTCCGTGGCCCGCGCAGCAGACGGGCTCGGTGGCCGAGGTGCTGGTGCAGCCACTGCTGTGCTGGTCCTGGGCGGCGGCGCTGCCGATCACGCTCGGCAATCGCAGCCGCGCACCGTCGATGGCGGTGGCGTGCGGGCAGTTCCTGGTTTTCGACACCGCGGCCTATCGGACTATCGGCGGGCACGCCGCCGTGGCGGGCAGCCCGACCGAGGATCTGGATATCGCCCGCGCGCTGCGTCGCAGCGGCAGGCACACCGCGCTGGTCGCGGCGGGACGGCAGGCGCGGACCCGAATGTACCGGGGCGCAGCCGAACTCGACGCCGGGTACACCCGTTGGCTGTGGTCCGCTTACGGTGGTTCGCCTTTGGCTGCCGCGGGGGTGGGACTGCTTGTCGCCGTGGGGTATTGGATCCCGCCGTTGGCGGCGATCGGCGGGCGGGGCAAGCTGCGGCGCGCCGGACTTCTCGGATATGCCGCGGCGGTCATCGGGCGTCTGCTTGCCCGGTCCACCGAGACCGCGGCACCGCTGGGACGGATGGATTTCCTCGCGGCGCTGGCGCATCCGCTGTCGGTGGGCGGGTATGCGGTGCTCTCCGTCCGGTCGCACCTTGCCCACCGCGCCGGGACGTCGACGTGGAAGCGGCGTTCGGTCGGCAGCTGA
- a CDS encoding phytoene desaturase family protein: protein MTTLVLGSGHNALVAACYLARTGERVEVLERDEVLGGAVSTVERFPGHQVDRGSSAHVMIRHTGIIEELKLGKFGLRYIDCDPWGFTPGVNGAPPIVFSRALDRTCASIAAACGPHDAIAYRRFVDVWGERSDRVMRAFGGRSTPGRLLRSFWGLDAGDGGSALSREFLQPGDALLDSYFRDERLKASLAWFGAQSGPPMSEPGTAPMVGFAALMHKLPPGRAVGGSGALTQALVARLRSDGGTVSAGDAVTSVRRAGAGWRVRTASGRDLQADNVIAGTHILTTLDLLREGGFDPEPLDDWQRRIRVGPGIGMVVRLATSALPHYPGASLAESAHGLQFLVSDRGQLRRAHGAALAGDLPPRPVVLAMSFSALDPSIAPAGEHQLSLWSQWHPYELADGTDWADHAEREADRIIAEVDSYAPGFADSVLRRYVQTPVDLEREMGLRGGNVMHVEMSLDQMMMWRPIPELSGQRIPGAPGFYLTGASTHPGGGVSGASGRSAAQLLLRDSRRTRFTLSRRR from the coding sequence GTGACCACCCTCGTGCTGGGTTCGGGACACAATGCGCTGGTCGCGGCGTGCTATCTGGCGCGGACCGGCGAGCGCGTCGAGGTACTGGAGCGAGATGAGGTACTCGGCGGTGCGGTGTCGACCGTGGAACGGTTCCCGGGCCATCAGGTCGATCGCGGGTCCTCGGCGCACGTCATGATCCGGCATACCGGGATCATCGAGGAGCTGAAGCTCGGGAAGTTCGGCCTGCGCTACATCGATTGCGATCCCTGGGGCTTCACGCCCGGGGTGAACGGCGCGCCCCCGATCGTCTTCTCTCGTGCCCTGGACCGCACCTGCGCGTCCATCGCCGCGGCCTGCGGTCCGCACGACGCGATCGCCTATCGGCGTTTCGTCGACGTCTGGGGTGAGCGCAGCGACCGGGTGATGCGCGCGTTCGGCGGACGATCCACGCCGGGCCGGCTGTTGCGATCGTTCTGGGGCTTGGACGCCGGCGACGGCGGCAGCGCCCTGTCCCGCGAGTTCCTGCAGCCCGGAGACGCGTTGCTGGACAGTTACTTTCGCGACGAGCGACTCAAAGCCTCACTGGCCTGGTTCGGTGCGCAATCCGGACCGCCGATGTCGGAACCCGGGACAGCGCCGATGGTCGGGTTCGCGGCGCTCATGCACAAGCTGCCGCCCGGTCGCGCGGTCGGCGGAAGTGGTGCGCTGACACAGGCTTTGGTCGCGCGCCTGCGGTCCGACGGCGGGACGGTGAGCGCCGGGGACGCGGTCACCTCGGTGCGGCGCGCGGGCGCGGGCTGGCGGGTGCGCACGGCCTCGGGCCGAGACCTCCAAGCGGACAATGTGATCGCGGGCACGCACATTCTGACCACGCTGGATCTGCTGCGCGAGGGCGGCTTCGACCCCGAACCGCTGGACGACTGGCAGCGGCGGATCCGAGTGGGCCCGGGTATCGGCATGGTGGTGCGGCTGGCCACCAGCGCACTGCCGCACTATCCGGGGGCTTCGCTCGCGGAATCGGCGCACGGCCTGCAATTCCTGGTGTCGGACCGCGGGCAGCTGCGGCGTGCGCACGGCGCGGCGCTGGCCGGTGATCTGCCGCCGCGGCCGGTGGTGCTGGCGATGAGTTTCAGCGCACTGGACCCGAGCATCGCTCCCGCCGGCGAGCATCAGCTGTCGCTGTGGTCGCAGTGGCATCCGTACGAGCTGGCCGACGGCACCGACTGGGCCGACCACGCGGAGCGGGAGGCCGACCGGATCATCGCCGAAGTCGACTCCTACGCACCGGGTTTCGCCGATTCGGTGCTGCGGCGGTACGTGCAGACGCCGGTGGATCTGGAGCGGGAGATGGGGTTGCGCGGCGGCAACGTGATGCACGTGGAGATGTCGCTGGATCAGATGATGATGTGGCGGCCGATCCCGGAGTTGTCCGGTCAGCGGATCCCGGGTGCGCCGGGGTTCTATCTGACCGGTGCGTCGACCCACCCTGGCGGCGGCGTCTCCGGCGCCAGCGGCCGCAGCGCCGCACAGTTGTTGTTGCGCGACTCCCGGCGCACGCGGTTCACCTTGTCACGCAGGCGATGA
- a CDS encoding LppM family (lipo)protein yields the protein MTTKPDAPVLATPRRTGVRIAGAVLLAALLVPMLAACLRVQVSMGVSSNDRVSGRVVAAVVPADANDKGPQLKAPDSLAAKVRVEPYTQDGYVGSKVFFEDLSFGEVSQLGALSEQSQGMFHLNFQRTGDLVTLDGRVDLKSVPPHGSDVQLTVAFPSRVAKTNGSREDDSTVAWKLSPGEVSLLHAEVSYADPNTRSFAGWAGIVGGITLAVAAIVAAMAYMDRNPPAPGSSGRFSLSEWWRTVKEGH from the coding sequence ATGACCACGAAGCCCGATGCCCCGGTTCTAGCGACGCCGCGCCGCACCGGTGTGCGTATAGCGGGGGCGGTGCTGCTCGCGGCACTGCTGGTGCCGATGCTCGCGGCCTGCCTGCGGGTCCAGGTGTCGATGGGTGTGTCGTCGAACGACCGGGTGTCCGGGCGGGTGGTGGCCGCGGTGGTGCCGGCCGACGCCAACGACAAAGGGCCGCAGTTGAAGGCGCCCGACTCGCTCGCGGCCAAGGTGCGAGTCGAGCCCTACACCCAGGACGGCTATGTGGGCAGCAAGGTCTTCTTCGAGGACCTGTCCTTCGGCGAGGTGTCGCAACTCGGCGCGCTCTCCGAACAGAGCCAGGGCATGTTCCACCTCAACTTCCAGCGCACCGGCGATCTGGTCACCCTGGACGGCCGGGTCGACCTGAAATCGGTGCCGCCGCACGGCTCCGATGTGCAGCTGACGGTGGCGTTCCCGTCGCGGGTGGCCAAGACCAACGGCAGCCGCGAGGACGACTCCACCGTCGCCTGGAAATTGTCGCCGGGCGAGGTTTCCCTGCTGCACGCCGAGGTCAGTTACGCGGACCCGAACACGCGCTCGTTCGCGGGGTGGGCCGGGATCGTCGGTGGCATCACGCTCGCGGTCGCCGCGATCGTGGCGGCGATGGCGTATATGGATCGCAATCCCCCGGCGCCGGGCTCCTCCGGGCGGTTCTCGCTGAGCGAGTGGTGGCGCACGGTGAAGGAAGGGCACTGA
- a CDS encoding GNAT family N-acetyltransferase has product MTAVKPEHKSAAAPVVVDLSVAELRYRMHDALSVYVAAMGYPHGTENHRAPMWTEHTTRPGWQAVAAFRPDDDGRVDLRKAPMLAIGYGYRGAPHQWWHQQVHSGMRRSAWPEQSARQLLSDYFELTELHVHPAAQGQGLGTTLLTRLLRNRPEGAVLLSTPEVQGEDNRAWRLYRREGFLDVVRNFVFAGDTRPFAILGRRLPL; this is encoded by the coding sequence ATGACTGCAGTCAAGCCCGAACACAAGTCCGCCGCCGCACCCGTCGTCGTCGACCTCTCGGTCGCCGAATTGCGCTACCGCATGCACGACGCGCTGTCGGTGTATGTCGCCGCGATGGGTTATCCGCACGGCACCGAGAACCATCGGGCCCCGATGTGGACCGAGCACACCACCCGGCCGGGCTGGCAGGCCGTGGCCGCGTTCCGCCCCGATGACGACGGGCGCGTCGATCTGCGTAAGGCGCCGATGCTGGCCATCGGCTACGGATACCGCGGCGCCCCGCATCAGTGGTGGCACCAGCAGGTGCACAGCGGAATGCGGCGCAGCGCCTGGCCGGAGCAGTCGGCTCGTCAACTGCTCTCCGACTACTTCGAATTGACCGAGTTGCACGTGCATCCGGCGGCGCAGGGACAGGGTTTGGGCACCACGCTGCTGACCCGGCTGTTGCGGAACCGCCCCGAGGGGGCGGTGCTCTTGTCGACGCCGGAAGTGCAAGGAGAGGACAATCGAGCTTGGCGGTTGTACCGAAGGGAAGGATTTCTCGACGTGGTCCGCAATTTCGTGTTCGCGGGTGATACCCGGCCGTTCGCGATTCTGGGACGGCGACTTCCGCTGTGA
- the rsmH gene encoding 16S rRNA (cytosine(1402)-N(4))-methyltransferase RsmH, whose product MNSEQPGPRHVPVLLRRADDLLGPALAEPGAVYLDATLGLGGHAEHFLRTYPESRLVGLDRDTNALELASARLQPFEDRITLVHTRYDGIAEALKQAGLDAIGSVSAILMDLGVSSMQLDEADRGFAYSVDAPLDMRMDPTAGLTAADVLNTYSHGDLARVLKTYGEERFAGKIASAVLKRRERKPFETSAELVELLYATIPAATRRTGGHPAKRTFQALRVEVNSELDSLRAALPAALNSLRMGGRIVIMSYQSLEDRVVKQELAPRIISRTPVGLPVELPGMGPEFRMLTRGAEKATEQEIEENPRAAPVRMRAAERIQETEGK is encoded by the coding sequence GTGAACTCAGAACAGCCCGGCCCCCGCCATGTTCCGGTCCTGCTCAGACGGGCCGACGATTTACTCGGCCCGGCGCTGGCCGAACCCGGCGCCGTCTATCTCGATGCCACGCTCGGATTGGGCGGGCACGCGGAACATTTCCTGCGCACCTATCCGGAGTCCCGTTTGGTCGGGCTCGACCGCGACACCAACGCGCTGGAACTCGCGAGTGCGCGGCTGCAGCCGTTCGAGGACCGAATCACCCTGGTGCACACCCGATACGACGGCATCGCCGAGGCGCTGAAGCAGGCCGGGCTGGACGCGATCGGGTCGGTCAGCGCGATTCTGATGGACCTCGGTGTGTCCTCGATGCAACTCGACGAAGCCGATCGCGGTTTCGCCTACTCCGTCGACGCGCCGCTGGATATGCGGATGGATCCGACCGCCGGGCTGACCGCCGCGGATGTCCTCAATACTTACAGCCACGGTGATCTGGCCCGGGTGCTGAAAACCTATGGCGAAGAGCGGTTCGCGGGCAAGATCGCCTCCGCGGTGCTCAAGCGCCGGGAGCGCAAACCGTTCGAAACCAGCGCCGAGCTGGTCGAGTTGCTGTACGCCACCATCCCCGCGGCGACGCGGCGGACCGGAGGTCATCCCGCCAAGCGGACCTTCCAGGCCTTACGTGTCGAGGTGAACAGCGAACTCGATTCGCTGCGCGCCGCGTTGCCGGCCGCGCTGAACTCGCTGCGGATGGGTGGCCGCATCGTGATCATGTCGTACCAGTCGCTGGAAGACCGGGTCGTGAAACAGGAACTGGCGCCGCGCATCATCTCGCGCACGCCGGTCGGCCTGCCGGTCGAACTGCCCGGGATGGGTCCGGAATTCCGGATGCTCACCCGTGGCGCCGAGAAGGCGACCGAACAGGAGATCGAGGAGAACCCGCGTGCGGCGCCCGTGCGAATGCGCGCCGCCGAGCGGATCCAAGAGACGGAGGGGAAATGA